The following are encoded in a window of Rhinolophus sinicus isolate RSC01 linkage group LG12, ASM3656204v1, whole genome shotgun sequence genomic DNA:
- the RABIF gene encoding guanine nucleotide exchange factor MSS4: MEPEAPPNELVSAEGRNRKAVLCQRCGSRVLQPGTALFSRRQLFLPSMRKKPALADGSSPEGDLLQDHWLVDDMFMFENVGFTKDVGNVKFLVCADCEIGPIGWHCLDDKNSFYVALERVSHE; the protein is encoded by the exons ATGGAGCCTGAGGCGCCGCCGAACGAGCTGGTGTCGGCCGAGGGCCGGAACCGGAAGGCGGTGCTGTGCCAGCGCTGCGGCTCGCGGGTCCTGCAGCCGGGGACGGCGCTCTTCTCCCGCCGGCAG ctcttccttccctccatgaGGAAGAAGCCCGCTCTGGCCGACGGCAGCAGTCCCGAGGGCGACCTTCTCCAGGACCACTGGCTGGTGGACGACATGTTCATGTTTGAGAACGTGGGCTTCACCAAGGACGTGGGCAACGTCAAGTTTCTGGTCTGTGCGGACTGTGAAATCGGACCCATCGGCTGGCATTGCCTGGATGACAAGAATAGTTTCTACGTGGCCTTGGAACGGGTTTCCCATGAGTAA
- the KLHL12 gene encoding kelch-like protein 12 — protein MGGIMAPKDIMTNTHAKSILNSMNSLRKSNTLCDVTLRVEQKDFPAHRIVLAACSDYFCAMFTSELSEKGKPYVDIQGLTASTMGILLDFVYTETVRVTVENVQELLPAACLLQLKGVKQACCEFLDSQLDPSNCLGIRDFAETHGCADLVRAAEVFSQKHFPEVVQHEEFILLGQGEVEKLIKCDEIQVDSEEPVFEAVVSWVKHARKEREESLPDLLQYVRMPLLSPRYITDVIDTEPVIRCSLQCRDLVDEAKKFHLRPELRSQMQGPRTRARLGANEVLLVVGGFGSQQSPIDVVEKYDPKTQEWSFLPSITRKRRYVASVSLHDRIYVIGGYDGRSRLSSVECLDYTADEDGVWYSVAPMNVRRGLAGATTLGDMIYVSGGFDGSRRHTSMERYDPNIDQWSMLGDMQTAREGAGLVVASGVIYCLGGYDGLNILNSVEKYDPHTGHWTNVTPMATKRSGAGVALLNDHIYVVGGFDGTAHLSSVEAYNIRTDSWTAVTCMTTPRCYVGATVLRGRLYAIAGYDGNCLLSSIECYDPVIDSWEVVTSMGTQRCDAGVCVLREK, from the exons ATGGGAGGCATCATGGCCCCCAAAGACATCATGACAAATACTCACGCCAAGTCCATCCTCAACTCGATGAACTCCCTCCGGAAGAGCAACACGCTGTGCGACGTGACCCTCAGAGTGGAGCAGAAGGACTTCCCTGCCCACCGCATCGTGCTGGCTGCCTGTAGCGACTACTTCTGCGCCATGTTCACGAGCGAG CTTTCCGAGAAGGGGAAGCCTTACGTCGACATCCAAGGTCTGACCGCCTCGACCATGGGAATCCTGTTGGACTTCGTGTACACGGAGACGGTGCGTGTGACGGTGGAGAACGTGCAGGAGCTGCTCCCCGCAGCCTGTCTGCTTCAGCTGAAAG GTGTGAAGCAAGCCTGCTGTGAGTTCCTGGACAGCCAGCTGGACCCTTCCAACTGCCTGGGCATCCGGGACTTCGCCGAGACGCACGGCTGCGCTGACCTGGTGAGGGCCGCGGAGGTCTTCAGCCAGAAGCACTTCCCGGAGGTCGTGCAGCACGAGGAGTTCATCCTCCTCGGCCAGGGGGAGGTGGAGAAGCTGATCAAGTGCGACGAGATCCAG GTCGACTCGGAAGAGCCTGTCTTCGAGGCCGTCGTCAGCTGGGTGAAGCACGCGAGGAAGGAGCGGGAGGAGTCCCTGCCCGACCTGCTGCAGTATGTCCGGATGCCTCTGCTGAGTCCCAGGTACATCACAGACGTGATAGACACCGAG CCTGTCATCCGCTGCAGCCTGCAGTGCAGGGACCTCGTTGATGAAGCAAAGAAATTCCACCTCAGGCCCGAGCTGCGAAGTCAGATGCAAGGACCCAGGACAAGGGCACGTCTGG GGGCCAACGAAGTGCTTCTGGTGGTTGGGGGCTTCGGAAGCCAGCAGTCTCCCATCGACGTGGTGGAGAAATACGACCCCAAGACTCAGGAGTGGAGCTTTCTGCCG AGCATCACTCGGAAGAGGCGCTATGTGGCCTCCGTGTCTTTACATGACCGCATCTATGTCATCGGCGGCTATGACGGCCGCTCCCGCCTCAGTTCGGTGGAATGTCTAGACTACACAGCGGACGAGGACGGGGTCTGGTACTCCGTAGCCCCGATGAACGTCCGGCGGGGACTTGCTGGAGCCACCACGCTGGGAG ACATGATCTACGTGTCTGGAGGCTTCGATGGCAGCAGGCGTCACACCAGCATGGAGCGCTATGACCCCAACATCGACCAGTGGAGCATGCTGGGAGACATGCAGACAGCCCGGGAGGGCGCCGGGCTGGTGGTGGCCAGCGGCGTGATCTACTGCCTAG GAGGATATGATGGGTTGAACATCTTAAATTCAGTTGAGAAATATGATCCCCATACAGGACACTGGACTAATGTCACACCAATGGCCACCAAACGCTCTG GTGCAGGAGTAGCCCTGCTGAATGACCATATATACGTGGTGGGGGGATTTGATGGTACCGCCCACCTCTCTTCCGTTGAAGCGTACAACATCCGCACCGATTCCTGGACAGCTGTCACCTGTATGACCACCCCGCGGTGCTATGTGGGGGCCACGGTGCTTCGGGGCAGACTGTATGCGATTGCTGG CTATGATGGGAACTGCCTGCTGAGCAGCATCGAGTGCTACGACCCCGTCATCGACAGCTGGGAAGTGGTAACCTCCATGGGGACCCAGCGCTGTGATGCTGGCGTGTGTGTTCTCCGAGAGAAGTGA